In Streptococcus sp. SN-1, a single genomic region encodes these proteins:
- a CDS encoding amino acid ABC transporter ATP-binding protein, protein MTETLIKIENLHKSFGKNKVLKGINLEIKRGEVVVIIGPSGSGKSTLLRSMNLLEEATKGKVIFEGVDITDKKNDLFAMREKMGMVFQQFNLFPNMTVMENITLSPIKTKGESKEVAEKRAQELLEKVGLPDKATAYPQSLSGGQQQRIAIARGLAMEPDVLLFDEPTSALDPEMVGEVLAVMQDLAKSGMTMVIVTHEMGFAREVADRVIFMADGVVVEDGTPEQIFEQTQEQRTKDFLSKVL, encoded by the coding sequence ATGACAGAAACCTTGATAAAAATTGAAAATTTACATAAATCCTTTGGAAAGAATAAAGTATTGAAGGGCATCAACCTCGAGATTAAAAGAGGAGAAGTTGTCGTTATCATCGGTCCTTCAGGGAGCGGGAAATCTACCTTGCTTCGCTCTATGAATTTATTGGAAGAAGCGACCAAGGGGAAGGTTATCTTTGAGGGGGTCGATATTACGGACAAGAAGAATGACCTCTTTGCCATGCGTGAGAAGATGGGCATGGTTTTTCAACAATTTAATCTCTTTCCTAATATGACTGTTATGGAAAATATCACCTTGTCTCCTATCAAGACCAAAGGTGAAAGTAAGGAAGTTGCTGAGAAGAGAGCTCAGGAACTTTTGGAAAAAGTTGGTTTACCAGATAAGGCAACTGCTTATCCACAGAGTTTGTCAGGTGGCCAGCAACAGCGGATTGCCATTGCGCGTGGTTTGGCAATGGAACCAGATGTTTTACTCTTTGACGAGCCGACTTCAGCCCTGGACCCTGAAATGGTAGGTGAGGTACTTGCTGTTATGCAAGACCTAGCCAAGTCAGGAATGACTATGGTTATCGTAACACATGAGATGGGATTTGCCCGTGAGGTGGCAGACCGTGTCATCTTTATGGCAGACGGTGTGGTTGTTGAAGACGGAACACCAGAACAGATTTTTGAACAAACCCAAGAACAGCGGACTAAGGACTTCTTGAGTAAGGTTTTATAA
- a CDS encoding amino acid ABC transporter permease, translated as MNFSFLPKYLPYFNYGAVVTVLISICVVFLGTILGVVLAFGQRSKFKPLVWLANLYVWIFRGTPMMVQIMIAFALMHINAPTIQVGILGVDLSRLIPGILIISMNSGAYVSETVRAGINAVPKGQLEAAYSLGIRPKNAMRYVILPQAIKNILPALGNEFITIIKDSSLLSAIGVMELWNGATTVSTTTYLPLTPLLFAAFYYLIMTSILTVALKAFEKRMGQGDKK; from the coding sequence ATGAATTTTTCTTTTTTACCTAAGTATTTACCTTATTTTAACTATGGGGCTGTTGTGACGGTTCTCATTTCTATCTGTGTTGTCTTTTTGGGAACTATTTTGGGTGTTGTCTTGGCTTTTGGGCAACGTTCAAAGTTTAAACCGCTTGTTTGGCTCGCCAACTTGTACGTTTGGATTTTCCGTGGGACACCGATGATGGTTCAGATTATGATTGCCTTTGCCCTTATGCATATCAATGCTCCGACTATTCAGGTTGGGATTTTGGGTGTTGATCTTTCTCGTCTGATTCCAGGGATTTTGATTATTTCTATGAACAGTGGTGCCTATGTTTCTGAGACTGTGCGTGCCGGAATCAATGCGGTTCCAAAAGGTCAGCTAGAAGCGGCTTATTCTTTAGGGATTCGTCCTAAAAATGCGATGCGATATGTAATTTTGCCACAAGCAATCAAAAATATCTTGCCAGCCTTGGGGAACGAATTTATCACTATTATCAAGGATAGTTCCCTTTTATCAGCTATTGGTGTTATGGAGTTGTGGAACGGGGCTACAACAGTTTCTACAACAACCTATCTACCTTTAACACCACTTTTATTTGCAGCCTTTTATTACTTGATTATGACTTCTATTTTGACAGTAGCCTTGAAAGCTTTTGAAAAACGTATGGGACAAGGAGATAAGAAATAA
- a CDS encoding DUF1797 family protein encodes MESHLVRIINRLEAMAKDGGNLKRNFEREGVVVAEVAYSHDEENGSIFTLRDVEARETYTFDSIDLIAMEIYELLY; translated from the coding sequence ATGGAATCACATTTGGTTAGAATCATCAACCGCCTTGAAGCAATGGCAAAAGACGGCGGAAATTTAAAACGTAATTTTGAACGCGAAGGAGTTGTTGTTGCAGAAGTTGCATACAGCCACGACGAAGAAAACGGCTCAATCTTTACCCTGCGTGATGTCGAAGCTCGCGAAACTTATACGTTTGACAGCATTGACTTGATTGCAATGGAGATTTACGAACTCCTTTACTAA
- a CDS encoding AAA family ATPase encodes MLCQNCKINDSTIHLYTNLNGKQKQIDLCQNCYKIIKTDPNNSLFKGMTDLNNRDFDPFGDFFNDLNHFRPSNNTPPTPPTQSGGGYGGNGGYGSQNRGPAQTPPPSQEKGLLEEFGINVTEIARRGDIDPVIGRDDEIIRVIEILNRRTKNNPVLIGEPGVGKTAVVEGLAQKIVDGDVPHKLQGKQVIRLDVVSLVQGTGIRGQFEERMQKLMEEIRKREDIILFIDEIHEIVGAGSAGDGNMDAGNILKPALARGELQLVGATTLNEYRIIEKDAALERRMQPVKVDEPTVEETIIILKGIQKKYEDYHHVQYTDAAIEAAATLSNRYIQDRFLPDKAIDLLDEAGSKMNLILNFVDPKVIDQRLIEAENLKSQATREEDFEKAAYFRDQIAKYKEMQKKKVTDQDTPIISEKTIEYIIEQKTNIPVGDLKEKEQSQLIHLAEDLKSHVIGQDDAVDKIAKAIRRNRVGLGTPNRPIGSFLFVGPTGVGKTELSKQLAIELFGSADSMIRFDMSEYMEKHSVAKLVGAPPGYVGYDEAGQLTEKVRRNPYSLILLDEVEKAHPDVMHMFLQVLDDGRLTDGQGRTVSFKDAIIIMTSNAGTGKAEASVGFGAAREGRTNSVLGELGNFFSPEFMNRFDGIIEFKALSKDNLLQIVELMLADVNKRLSSNNIHLDVTDKVKEKLVDLGYDPKMGARPLRRTIQDYIEDAITDYYLENPSEKDLKAVMTSKGNIQIKSAKKAEVKTSEKEV; translated from the coding sequence ATGCTTTGTCAAAACTGTAAAATCAACGACTCAACAATTCATCTTTATACCAATCTCAATGGAAAACAAAAGCAAATTGACCTCTGTCAAAACTGCTACAAGATTATCAAAACAGATCCTAACAATAGCCTCTTTAAAGGTATGACAGATTTGAATAATCGTGACTTTGATCCTTTTGGTGATTTCTTCAATGACTTAAACCATTTTAGACCTTCTAACAACACTCCTCCTACTCCCCCAACCCAATCAGGTGGAGGTTACGGTGGTAACGGCGGTTATGGTTCCCAAAATCGTGGACCTGCTCAAACTCCACCACCAAGCCAAGAAAAAGGCCTGCTGGAAGAATTTGGTATTAATGTAACTGAGATTGCTCGTCGTGGCGATATCGACCCCGTTATTGGACGAGATGATGAGATTATCCGTGTCATCGAAATTCTCAATCGTAGAACTAAGAATAATCCTGTTCTTATCGGTGAACCAGGTGTCGGAAAAACGGCCGTTGTCGAAGGTCTAGCTCAAAAAATCGTTGATGGCGATGTTCCCCATAAACTCCAAGGTAAACAAGTTATCCGTCTGGATGTGGTTAGCCTGGTTCAAGGAACAGGTATCCGAGGACAATTTGAAGAACGCATGCAAAAGCTCATGGAAGAAATTCGCAAACGTGAGGATATTATCCTCTTTATCGATGAAATCCATGAAATTGTCGGTGCAGGTTCTGCAGGCGATGGCAATATGGATGCTGGAAATATCCTCAAGCCCGCCCTTGCTCGTGGCGAACTGCAACTGGTCGGTGCTACTACCCTCAATGAATACCGTATCATTGAAAAGGATGCTGCCCTAGAACGTCGTATGCAGCCTGTTAAGGTTGATGAACCAACGGTAGAGGAAACGATTATTATCCTCAAAGGAATTCAAAAGAAATACGAAGACTACCACCACGTTCAATATACCGATGCTGCAATTGAAGCAGCAGCAACTCTTTCCAATCGTTACATCCAAGATCGCTTCTTACCTGACAAGGCCATTGACCTCCTAGATGAAGCTGGTTCTAAGATGAATTTGATCTTGAATTTTGTCGATCCTAAAGTCATTGATCAACGCTTGATTGAGGCTGAAAATCTCAAATCTCAAGCTACACGGGAGGAAGATTTTGAGAAGGCCGCCTATTTCCGCGACCAGATTGCCAAGTATAAGGAAATGCAAAAGAAAAAGGTCACAGACCAGGATACTCCTATCATCAGCGAGAAAACCATTGAGTACATTATCGAGCAGAAAACCAATATCCCTGTTGGTGATTTAAAAGAGAAAGAACAATCTCAACTCATCCATTTAGCCGAAGATCTTAAGTCTCATGTTATTGGTCAAGATGATGCAGTCGATAAGATTGCCAAGGCTATTCGCCGTAATCGTGTTGGACTTGGTACGCCTAACCGTCCAATTGGAAGCTTCCTCTTTGTCGGGCCAACGGGTGTCGGTAAGACAGAACTTTCCAAACAACTAGCTATCGAACTTTTTGGTTCTGCTGATAGCATGATTCGCTTTGATATGAGTGAATATATGGAGAAACACAGCGTGGCTAAGTTGGTCGGTGCCCCTCCAGGTTATGTTGGCTATGACGAGGCTGGTCAGTTAACGGAAAAAGTTCGCCGCAATCCATATTCTCTCATCCTTCTCGATGAAGTAGAAAAAGCTCACCCTGATGTTATGCACATGTTCCTTCAAGTCTTGGACGATGGCCGTTTAACGGATGGTCAAGGTCGAACTGTTAGCTTTAAGGACGCCATCATTATCATGACCTCAAATGCAGGTACAGGTAAGGCTGAAGCAAGCGTTGGATTTGGTGCTGCTAGAGAAGGACGGACAAACTCCGTCCTCGGTGAACTCGGTAACTTCTTTAGCCCAGAGTTTATGAACCGTTTTGATGGTATTATCGAATTTAAGGCTCTCAGCAAGGACAACCTCCTTCAGATTGTCGAGCTTATGCTAGCAGATGTTAACAAGCGCCTCTCTAGCAACAACATTCATTTAGATGTAACAGACAAGGTCAAGGAAAAATTAGTTGACCTCGGTTATGATCCAAAAATGGGAGCACGCCCACTTCGCCGCACTATTCAAGACTATATTGAAGACGCAATCACTGACTACTACCTTGAAAATCCAAGTGAAAAAGATCTCAAGGCAGTTATGACCAGCAAGGGAAACATTCAAATTAAGTCTGCCAAAAAAGCTGAAGTTAAAACTTCTGAAAAAGAAGTATAA
- a CDS encoding NUDIX hydrolase encodes MANPTFGEKKENVTYQNRYGVYAVIPDAEQKQIVLVQAPNGAWFLPGGEIEVGENHQEALRRELIEELGFTAEIGTYYGQADEYFYSRHRDTYYYNPAYLYEATSFKEVQKPLEDFNHIAWFPIDEAIENLKRGSHKWAIQSWKKQHKID; translated from the coding sequence ATGGCAAACCCAACTTTTGGAGAAAAAAAAGAGAATGTAACCTACCAGAACCGTTATGGCGTATATGCAGTTATCCCTGACGCTGAGCAAAAACAAATTGTTCTTGTTCAAGCACCTAATGGCGCTTGGTTCTTACCAGGTGGTGAAATTGAAGTAGGTGAAAACCATCAAGAAGCCCTAAGGCGTGAATTGATTGAAGAGCTTGGCTTCACAGCTGAAATTGGTACCTATTACGGACAAGCTGACGAATATTTCTACTCTCGTCATCGTGACACCTACTACTACAATCCTGCCTACCTCTATGAAGCGACTTCTTTCAAAGAGGTACAAAAACCACTAGAGGACTTTAATCATATTGCCTGGTTCCCTATTGACGAGGCTATTGAAAACCTCAAACGTGGTAGTCATAAATGGGCAATCCAATCTTGGAAAAAACAGCATAAGATTGACTAA
- a CDS encoding DUF1827 family protein, producing MKLINTTNSHSQLVKSQLESTDATLVEVYSAGNTDVIFTQAPLHYEILISNKHRAIRESEIEAIQNFFLRRKINKDSIDEANIKTLYSEKLIGISIPTK from the coding sequence ATGAAGCTTATCAATACGACAAACTCACACTCGCAACTTGTAAAAAGCCAGCTAGAAAGTACTGATGCAACCCTTGTTGAGGTTTATTCTGCAGGGAATACCGATGTTATTTTTACCCAAGCTCCGCTTCACTATGAAATCCTCATCTCAAACAAACACCGCGCTATTCGCGAGTCTGAAATTGAAGCCATTCAAAACTTTTTCTTGAGACGTAAAATTAATAAGGACTCTATTGATGAAGCCAATATCAAGACACTCTACTCAGAGAAATTAATTGGAATTTCGATTCCAACCAAATAA
- the ezrA gene encoding septation ring formation regulator EzrA gives MSASLVIYLIIAVAVLLVIAYAIAIYVRKRNESKLAILEEKKEELYNLPVNDEVEAVKNMHLIGQSQVTFREWNQKWVDLSLNSFADIENNLFEAEGYNNSFRFFKASHQIDQIESQITLIEEDIAAIRNALADLEKQESKNSGRVLHTLDLFEELQHRVADHSEEYGQGLSEIEKQLENIQSEFSQFVTLNSSGDPVEAAVILDNAENHILALTHIVDRIPAIVATLSKDLPDQLEDLEDGYRKLLDANYYFAETDIEARFQLLYEALKKNHENIAKLELDNAEYENTQIQEEINALYDIFTREIAAQKVVEGLVATLPTYLQHMKENNALLIEDIERLSKNYLLSESDASHVRRLQSELESFETAIIEAISDQDEATQAYSILEEKLESLQENLKKIEDEQIAVSERLARVEKDDINARQKANVYVNRLHTIKRYMEKRNLPGIPQSFLKLFFTASNNTEDLMAELEQNLVNIESVNRILEIATKDMEELEAETYNIVQYATLTEQLLQYSNRYRSFDERIQEAFNEALDIFEKEFDYHASFDKISQALEVAEPGVTNRFVSSYEKTRETIRF, from the coding sequence ATGTCTGCTAGCCTAGTAATTTATTTAATAATTGCAGTTGCAGTTTTATTGGTCATTGCCTATGCTATCGCAATCTATGTAAGGAAGCGCAATGAAAGTAAATTAGCAATTTTAGAAGAGAAAAAAGAAGAGCTTTATAATCTTCCGGTTAATGATGAAGTTGAAGCTGTAAAAAATATGCACTTGATTGGACAAAGTCAGGTGACTTTCCGTGAATGGAACCAAAAATGGGTTGACCTATCTCTTAACTCTTTTGCAGATATCGAAAATAATCTTTTCGAGGCAGAAGGCTATAACAACTCATTCCGTTTTTTCAAAGCCAGTCATCAAATTGATCAAATTGAGAGCCAAATTACCTTGATTGAAGAAGATATTGCGGCAATTCGCAACGCCTTGGCAGATTTGGAGAAACAAGAGTCTAAAAATAGTGGACGTGTTCTTCATACCTTGGACTTGTTTGAAGAGTTGCAACACCGAGTTGCTGATCATTCTGAAGAATATGGACAAGGTTTGTCTGAAATCGAAAAACAATTGGAAAATATCCAATCAGAGTTTTCTCAGTTTGTAACTTTAAATTCGTCTGGTGACCCAGTAGAAGCTGCTGTGATTTTGGATAATGCTGAAAATCATATCTTGGCTTTGACACATATTGTTGATCGTATCCCAGCAATTGTAGCAACATTATCTAAAGATCTACCTGATCAACTGGAAGATTTAGAAGATGGCTACCGTAAGCTTTTAGATGCCAACTATTATTTTGCTGAGACAGATATTGAAGCGCGTTTCCAACTGCTTTATGAAGCTCTCAAGAAAAATCATGAGAATATTGCGAAACTAGAATTGGATAATGCAGAGTACGAAAATACTCAAATCCAAGAAGAGATTAATGCACTTTATGATATCTTTACAAGAGAAATTGCGGCACAGAAAGTAGTAGAAGGTTTAGTAGCAACACTTCCTACTTATCTTCAACACATGAAGGAAAATAATGCTTTATTGATAGAAGACATTGAGCGTTTGAGTAAAAACTATTTACTTTCTGAATCAGATGCAAGTCATGTTCGCCGTTTACAGTCCGAATTAGAAAGCTTTGAGACTGCTATTATTGAAGCGATTTCGGATCAGGATGAAGCAACTCAAGCATATTCAATTCTTGAAGAAAAACTTGAATCTCTGCAGGAAAATCTTAAAAAGATTGAAGATGAACAAATTGCAGTTAGTGAGCGTCTTGCACGAGTTGAGAAAGATGATATCAATGCACGTCAAAAAGCAAATGTATATGTTAATCGTCTCCATACAATCAAGAGATATATGGAAAAACGGAACCTACCTGGTATTCCACAAAGTTTCTTGAAGTTATTCTTTACAGCAAGTAATAATACGGAAGATCTCATGGCTGAATTAGAACAAAACTTAGTCAATATAGAATCAGTTAATCGTATTCTTGAAATTGCAACGAAGGATATGGAGGAGCTTGAGGCGGAAACTTATAATATTGTACAGTATGCAACCTTGACAGAGCAACTCTTGCAATATTCTAACCGCTATCGCTCATTTGATGAACGTATCCAAGAAGCATTTAACGAAGCTTTAGATATTTTTGAAAAAGAATTTGATTATCACGCTTCATTTGACAAGATTTCTCAAGCATTGGAAGTGGCAGAGCCTGGTGTAACTAACCGCTTTGTTAGCTCATATGAGAAAACACGTGAAACGATTCGTTTTTAA
- the gyrB gene encoding DNA topoisomerase (ATP-hydrolyzing) subunit B — protein sequence MTEEIKNLQAQDYDASQIQVLEGLEAVRMRPGMYIGSTSKEGLHHLVWEIVDNSIDEALAGFASHIQVFIEPDDSITVVDDGRGIPVDIQEKTGRPAVETVFTVLHAGGKFGGGGYKVSGGLHGVGSSVVNALSTQLDVHVHKNGKIHYQEYRRGHVVADLEVVGDTDKTGTTVHFTPDPEIFTETTTFDFDKLNKRIQELAFLNRGLQISITDKREGLEQTKHYHYEGGIASYVEYINENKDVIFDTPIYTDGEMDDITVEVAMQYTTGYHENVMSFANNIHTHEGGTHEQGFRTALTRVINDYARKNKLLKDNEDNLTGEDVREGLTAVISVKHPNPQFEGQTKTKLGNSEVVKITNRLFSDAFSDFLMENPQIAKRIVEKGILAAKARVAAKRAREVTRKKSGLEISNLPGKLADCSSNNPAETELFIVEGDSAGGSAKSGRNREFQAILPIRGKILNVEKASMDKILANEEIRSLFTAMGTGFGAEFDVSKARYQKLVLMTDADVDGAHIRTLLLTLIYRYMKPILEAGYVYIAQPPIYGVKVGSEIKEYIQPGADQEIKLQEALARYSEGRTKPTIQRYKGLGEMDDHQLWETTMDPEHRLMARVSVDDAAEADKIFDMLMGDRVEPRREFIEENAVYSTLDV from the coding sequence ATGACAGAAGAAATCAAAAATCTGCAGGCACAAGATTATGATGCCAGTCAAATTCAAGTTTTAGAGGGCTTAGAGGCTGTTCGTATGCGTCCAGGGATGTATATCGGGTCAACCTCAAAAGAAGGTCTTCACCATCTAGTCTGGGAAATCGTTGATAACTCAATCGATGAGGCCTTGGCAGGATTTGCCAGCCATATTCAAGTTTTTATTGAACCAGATGATTCGATTACTGTTGTCGATGATGGGCGTGGTATCCCAGTCGATATTCAGGAAAAAACAGGTCGACCTGCCGTTGAGACTGTCTTTACTGTCCTTCATGCTGGAGGAAAGTTTGGCGGTGGCGGATACAAGGTTTCAGGTGGTCTTCACGGAGTGGGGTCCTCAGTTGTTAACGCCCTTTCCACTCAACTAGATGTTCATGTCCACAAAAACGGTAAGATTCATTACCAAGAATACCGTCGTGGTCATGTTGTTGCTGATCTTGAGGTGGTTGGAGATACGGATAAAACTGGAACAACGGTTCATTTTACACCAGACCCAGAAATCTTTACTGAAACAACAACCTTTGATTTTGATAAATTAAATAAACGAATTCAAGAGTTGGCCTTTCTAAATCGTGGTCTTCAAATTTCAATCACAGATAAGCGTGAAGGTTTGGAACAAACCAAGCATTACCACTATGAAGGTGGGATTGCTAGTTATGTTGAATATATCAACGAGAACAAGGATGTAATCTTTGATACACCAATCTATACAGACGGTGAGATGGATGATATCACAGTTGAGGTAGCCATGCAGTACACAACTGGTTACCATGAAAATGTCATGAGTTTCGCCAATAATATTCATACACATGAAGGTGGAACGCATGAACAAGGTTTCCGTACAGCCTTGACACGTGTTATCAACGATTATGCTCGTAAAAATAAGTTACTGAAAGACAATGAGGACAACCTAACAGGGGAAGATGTTCGCGAAGGCTTAACTGCAGTTATCTCAGTTAAACACCCAAATCCACAGTTTGAAGGACAAACTAAGACCAAACTGGGGAATAGCGAAGTGGTCAAGATTACCAATCGCCTCTTCAGTGATGCCTTCTCTGATTTTCTTATGGAAAATCCACAGATTGCCAAACGTATCGTGGAAAAAGGAATTTTGGCTGCCAAGGCTCGTGTGGCTGCCAAGCGTGCGCGTGAAGTTACTCGTAAAAAATCTGGTTTGGAAATTTCCAACCTTCCAGGGAAACTAGCAGACTGTTCTTCTAACAATCCTGCTGAAACAGAACTCTTCATCGTCGAAGGAGACTCAGCTGGTGGATCAGCCAAATCTGGTCGTAACCGTGAATTTCAGGCAATCCTTCCGATTCGCGGTAAGATTTTGAACGTTGAAAAGGCAAGTATGGATAAAATTCTAGCCAACGAAGAAATTCGTAGTCTTTTCACAGCGATGGGAACAGGATTCGGTGCAGAATTTGATGTTTCAAAAGCTCGTTACCAAAAACTCGTTTTGATGACCGATGCTGATGTCGATGGTGCTCACATTCGTACCCTTCTTTTAACCTTGATTTATCGTTATATGAAACCAATTCTAGAAGCTGGTTATGTTTATATCGCCCAACCACCAATCTATGGTGTCAAGGTTGGAAGCGAGATTAAAGAATATATCCAGCCAGGAGCAGATCAAGAAATCAAACTCCAAGAAGCCTTGGCCCGTTATAGTGAAGGTCGTACCAAACCGACTATTCAGCGTTATAAGGGTCTAGGTGAAATGGACGACCATCAGTTATGGGAAACAACCATGGATCCTGAACATCGCTTGATGGCTAGAGTTTCTGTGGATGATGCTGCAGAGGCAGATAAAATCTTTGATATGTTGATGGGGGATCGAGTAGAGCCTCGTCGTGAGTTTATCGAAGAAAATGCCGTCTATAGTACACTTGATGTCTAA